In one window of Frigoriglobus tundricola DNA:
- the rpsU gene encoding 30S ribosomal protein S21, whose protein sequence is MGLRMRVHDREPIGAALRRFKKLVERSGLKRELRAHEYYEKPCEARSRKEAKRRSAIKKAALGKPVKKERTF, encoded by the coding sequence ATGGGATTACGCATGCGGGTTCACGACCGGGAGCCGATCGGAGCGGCCCTGCGGCGGTTCAAGAAGCTGGTCGAGCGGAGCGGGCTGAAGCGGGAACTGCGGGCGCACGAGTACTACGAGAAGCCGTGCGAGGCCCGGAGCCGCAAAGAGGCCAAGCGCCGCAGCGCCATCAAGAAGGCCGCCCTCGGAAAGCCCGTCAAGAAAGAACGCACCTTCTAA
- a CDS encoding beta-RFAP synthase, producing the protein MIRVVAPSRLHFGLVRVPVAGESAPGARAFGGVGLMVDQPGVVVTVRPAAAWQFEGPLASRAQVFAARFMLSVPEERRRGFQVLVERCPAEHTGLGVGTQLGLAVAKALAVATGARETRAAELAVRVGRGERSAIGTHGFDSGGLVAEGGKPPGPGVAPLVEHVTLPESWRVVLFTPGGAGRWYGDDERRAFATAAAGAPAALLDLVRTAIVPAAAAGDLDAFGDAVHEFNRRAGEPFAAAQGGAMRGPKSRR; encoded by the coding sequence ATGATTCGTGTCGTCGCGCCGAGTCGGTTGCACTTCGGGCTGGTCCGCGTGCCGGTCGCGGGGGAATCGGCCCCCGGTGCGCGCGCGTTCGGCGGCGTCGGGCTGATGGTCGATCAGCCCGGCGTCGTCGTCACCGTGCGCCCGGCGGCCGCGTGGCAGTTCGAGGGGCCGCTCGCCAGCCGGGCACAGGTCTTTGCGGCGCGGTTCATGCTCTCGGTCCCCGAGGAGCGGCGCCGGGGGTTCCAGGTGCTGGTCGAACGGTGCCCCGCGGAACACACCGGGCTGGGCGTCGGCACGCAGCTCGGGCTCGCGGTGGCGAAGGCGCTGGCCGTTGCCACCGGCGCGCGTGAGACCCGCGCCGCGGAACTCGCGGTCCGGGTCGGGCGCGGCGAGCGGTCCGCGATCGGGACACACGGGTTCGATTCCGGCGGGCTGGTCGCCGAGGGCGGGAAGCCGCCCGGACCGGGAGTCGCCCCGCTGGTCGAACACGTCACCCTGCCTGAGTCGTGGCGGGTGGTGCTGTTCACGCCGGGCGGCGCGGGCCGGTGGTACGGCGACGACGAGCGGCGGGCGTTCGCCACGGCGGCGGCGGGGGCACCGGCCGCGCTGCTCGATCTGGTGCGGACCGCCATTGTCCCGGCCGCAGCGGCGGGCGACCTGGACGCGTTCGGCGACGCGGTTCACGAGTTCAACCGCCGGGCCGGCGAGCCGTTCGCCGCGGCCCAGGGGGGCGCTATGCGGGGGCCGAAATCGCGGCGCTGA
- a CDS encoding tetratricopeptide repeat protein encodes MSNHPPTNPSPAAGRYQLGAEIARRDTGVIYRATDTVFGRTVAVKVLTEPLGSARVADEARTAGRLQHPAVPAVHDFGTLPDGRPFLALNLITGRTLDGLLAERPDPTHDRDRFMMVFEQVCQALAYAHAHRIVHNDLRASNVLVGSFGEVQIMDWGRAKVLESGTRQRSGPVTVPPKSNGSAARPAPEPARGGPSDARADVFGLGALLAVILTGEPVFASQTEAARGQLAACFARLDRCGAEPEWVALCKRCLAPKAADRPADAGAVARSVVAYRTGGIARARRGERKLAGAIVLLLLVGGSLAWWADRQASARKIRAETALADQARIEAETRTKLERIAAEQTQAESPREPVPSAALRGAESRTKARQADRGIELGLNLATTLRKQHKFQDAEAALALVAELAQTDAPDRRAEVEQARSDVVFVTKLDGIRYRKWIWIVERHGAGQFNARSAAPEYRAAFMVRGLDVATLDPVEAAQKIAASPVKAELVAALDDWAVHEPEPGLQNRLLEVARRADPAPWTDALRSPAVRSDKSEVEKLAAGADSADVPPTALAVLARLMVRHGLNPAPLLASARAKHPTDCELALLLGLWYSGATKGRNEGVIAEPDSGSAPRPRGDGDRAAQAISAYEAARVLRPDLYVVWVGLGAALAASGEPQGAVAAYKRAVQLEPSDARAHDGLGAALDAAGDHDAAVAAFNRAIEIDPKSARAYNDLGLALYHKKDTAGAVAAFNEAIRLAPAVAVGYHNLGVALRASASFDGAVAAHKRAVELEPQNAVAHNELGLSFRARNANGDLDAAVASFVRAVALAPGYARAYNNLGLALFAGGNIRGALAASARAVQLDPQLAQAHYNLARALDNMGDSTSAAVALEWAAALDPRYGKPPYELGITARAKDARDIQEKMAGAFKGLILQNPKYAKAHADLGSAFLQKKNYSEAITCARAAVTVDPAFAEGHALLGLALEQTGDLPGARAALTEAARLDPRWAAQLAKLPSGTAAPPPHEIRR; translated from the coding sequence GTGTCCAACCACCCCCCCACGAACCCGTCCCCCGCCGCCGGGCGCTATCAACTGGGAGCGGAGATCGCACGCCGAGACACGGGGGTGATCTATCGCGCCACCGATACGGTCTTCGGCCGCACCGTGGCGGTCAAGGTGCTTACGGAGCCGCTCGGGTCCGCGCGCGTCGCGGACGAAGCGCGAACCGCCGGTCGGCTCCAACACCCGGCCGTTCCCGCTGTTCACGACTTCGGCACGCTCCCAGATGGGAGACCGTTTTTGGCCCTGAACCTCATCACGGGGCGCACACTCGACGGGCTCCTGGCCGAGCGCCCCGATCCCACCCACGACCGGGACCGGTTCATGATGGTGTTCGAACAGGTGTGCCAGGCGCTGGCCTACGCTCACGCGCACCGAATCGTCCACAACGACCTCCGGGCGTCGAACGTGCTGGTCGGCAGCTTCGGCGAAGTTCAGATCATGGATTGGGGCCGTGCGAAAGTTCTGGAGAGCGGCACGCGGCAACGGTCCGGGCCAGTCACGGTGCCGCCAAAATCGAACGGCTCAGCGGCCCGCCCGGCGCCCGAGCCGGCGCGGGGGGGGCCGTCGGACGCCCGCGCCGATGTGTTCGGGCTCGGTGCGCTGCTGGCGGTGATCCTCACCGGCGAGCCCGTTTTTGCGTCCCAGACCGAGGCGGCTCGGGGACAGCTCGCCGCGTGCTTCGCCCGGCTCGATCGGTGCGGAGCGGAGCCCGAGTGGGTGGCGTTGTGTAAACGGTGCCTGGCGCCGAAGGCGGCCGACCGACCAGCCGACGCGGGCGCGGTCGCTCGGTCCGTGGTCGCGTATCGAACCGGAGGGATCGCGCGGGCGCGCCGGGGTGAACGGAAGCTCGCGGGCGCGATCGTGCTGTTGCTGCTGGTGGGCGGGTCGCTGGCGTGGTGGGCGGATCGGCAAGCGAGCGCACGGAAAATCAGGGCCGAAACGGCCCTCGCTGATCAGGCGCGGATCGAGGCCGAAACGCGGACAAAACTGGAACGGATCGCAGCCGAACAGACGCAGGCCGAGAGCCCCCGTGAGCCCGTGCCGAGCGCCGCCCTGCGCGGTGCCGAATCCCGGACCAAGGCGCGACAAGCGGACCGGGGCATTGAACTCGGCCTGAACCTCGCGACCACCTTGCGCAAGCAGCACAAGTTTCAGGACGCGGAGGCGGCCCTTGCGCTCGTCGCAGAACTGGCCCAGACCGACGCCCCGGACCGGCGCGCAGAAGTCGAGCAGGCACGAAGCGATGTGGTGTTTGTGACGAAATTGGACGGCATTCGCTATCGCAAGTGGATTTGGATCGTGGAGCGGCACGGAGCCGGTCAGTTCAACGCCCGGAGCGCCGCGCCGGAGTACCGGGCGGCGTTCATGGTTCGTGGACTGGACGTGGCGACGCTCGACCCGGTCGAAGCGGCCCAGAAGATTGCGGCGTCTCCGGTCAAAGCGGAACTGGTTGCGGCGCTCGACGACTGGGCGGTCCACGAACCGGAGCCGGGGTTGCAGAACCGCCTGTTGGAGGTCGCGCGTCGGGCCGATCCCGCCCCTTGGACCGACGCGCTCCGCAGCCCGGCCGTGCGGAGCGACAAATCCGAGGTCGAGAAGCTCGCGGCCGGTGCCGACTCCGCCGACGTTCCGCCGACGGCTCTGGCCGTTCTGGCGCGGCTGATGGTGCGCCACGGCCTGAACCCGGCCCCGCTGTTGGCCTCCGCCCGCGCCAAGCACCCCACCGACTGCGAACTGGCGCTCCTGCTCGGTCTGTGGTATTCGGGCGCCACGAAGGGCCGGAACGAGGGCGTCATCGCCGAACCCGATTCCGGGTCGGCCCCGCGACCGCGCGGTGACGGGGACCGAGCGGCCCAGGCGATCAGCGCGTACGAAGCGGCCCGCGTGCTGCGGCCGGACCTGTACGTCGTCTGGGTCGGCCTGGGCGCGGCGCTGGCCGCTTCGGGCGAGCCGCAGGGGGCCGTCGCCGCCTACAAACGGGCCGTTCAGCTCGAGCCCTCTGACGCCCGCGCCCACGACGGCCTGGGCGCGGCCCTGGACGCCGCGGGGGACCACGACGCGGCGGTTGCCGCGTTCAACAGGGCCATCGAAATCGATCCGAAATCCGCTCGCGCTTACAACGACCTGGGCCTCGCGCTGTACCACAAGAAGGACACGGCCGGCGCCGTCGCGGCCTTCAATGAGGCCATCCGCCTGGCGCCCGCAGTGGCCGTGGGGTACCACAATCTCGGCGTCGCGCTCCGGGCGTCGGCAAGCTTCGACGGGGCGGTGGCCGCCCACAAGCGGGCCGTCGAACTCGAACCCCAAAACGCCGTCGCTCACAACGAACTGGGGCTTTCGTTCCGCGCGCGGAACGCCAACGGGGATCTGGACGCGGCCGTTGCGTCGTTCGTCCGCGCCGTCGCGCTCGCTCCCGGGTACGCCCGGGCTTACAACAACCTGGGCCTCGCCCTCTTCGCCGGGGGCAACATCCGCGGCGCGCTGGCCGCGTCCGCGCGTGCGGTCCAGCTCGACCCTCAACTCGCTCAGGCCCATTACAATCTGGCCCGCGCTCTGGACAACATGGGCGACTCGACCAGCGCGGCCGTGGCGCTCGAATGGGCCGCGGCACTCGACCCCCGGTACGGCAAGCCGCCCTACGAACTGGGCATCACCGCTCGGGCGAAGGACGCCCGGGACATCCAGGAGAAAATGGCCGGTGCGTTCAAGGGGTTGATCCTCCAGAACCCCAAGTACGCCAAAGCCCACGCGGACCTGGGGAGCGCGTTCCTTCAGAAAAAGAACTACTCGGAAGCGATCACCTGTGCCCGCGCCGCGGTCACCGTCGATCCGGCGTTCGCGGAGGGGCACGCCTTGTTGGGACTCGCACTCGAGCAGACGGGTGACCTACCCGGGGCGCGCGCGGCTCTGACCGAAGCCGCCCGCCTCGACCCGCGCTGGGCGGCGCAGTTGGCGAAGCTCCCATCGGGGACCGCGGCACCGCCGCCCCATGAAATCCGCCGGTAG
- a CDS encoding RNA recognition motif domain-containing protein, with the protein MAKNLYVGNMSFSTTEDQLREVFAQYGTVTKVQLIMDRETGRPRGFAFVEMSDGGDQAIAALNGTQLDGRSLTVNEAKPREGGGGGGGGGRGGYGGGGGGGGSRGGYGGGGGGGGGRRY; encoded by the coding sequence ATGGCGAAGAATCTTTACGTCGGAAACATGTCCTTCTCGACCACCGAGGACCAACTGCGGGAGGTCTTCGCCCAGTACGGGACGGTGACCAAGGTGCAACTCATCATGGACCGGGAGACCGGGCGCCCGCGCGGGTTCGCGTTCGTGGAGATGAGCGACGGCGGTGACCAGGCGATTGCGGCCCTCAACGGCACCCAACTGGACGGGCGGAGCCTGACCGTGAACGAGGCCAAGCCCCGTGAGGGCGGCGGCGGCGGTGGCGGCGGCGGCCGGGGCGGCTACGGCGGCGGCGGCGGTGGCGGCGGGAGCCGGGGCGGCTACGGCGGCGGCGGCGGTGGTGGTGGTGGTCGCCGCTACTAA
- a CDS encoding DUF447 domain-containing protein codes for MTTLDATGAPHLAPMGPHVSADFSRLTLRPFPTSNTCQNLLRHGEGVIHVTDDALLLARAAVGAAVVPPGRPAARVNGYVLADCCRYFEFRVTSVDASAPRVRIEAEVVHAGRVRDFFGFNRAKHAVVEAAILATRLHLLPLLEVASEFAKLRVIVGKTGGPDEHAAMDLLEAKLRQAEAAG; via the coding sequence GTGACGACTCTCGACGCTACCGGCGCACCGCACCTCGCGCCGATGGGGCCGCACGTGTCGGCGGACTTCAGCCGCTTGACACTCCGCCCGTTCCCGACCTCGAACACCTGCCAGAACCTGCTCCGCCACGGCGAGGGCGTGATCCACGTGACCGACGATGCGCTCCTGCTGGCGCGGGCGGCGGTCGGGGCGGCGGTCGTGCCGCCCGGTCGCCCGGCCGCCCGCGTAAACGGGTACGTCCTCGCTGATTGCTGCCGCTACTTCGAGTTCCGGGTGACGTCGGTCGATGCGAGTGCCCCGCGAGTGCGGATCGAGGCCGAGGTGGTTCACGCGGGCCGCGTCCGCGACTTCTTCGGCTTCAACCGTGCGAAACACGCCGTTGTCGAAGCCGCTATACTCGCGACGCGCTTGCACCTGCTCCCCCTGCTAGAGGTCGCGAGCGAGTTCGCGAAGCTCCGGGTGATCGTCGGCAAGACCGGCGGGCCGGACGAACACGCCGCAATGGACCTGCTCGAAGCCAAACTGCGCCAAGCGGAGGCCGCCGGATGA